In Nymphaea colorata isolate Beijing-Zhang1983 chromosome 3, ASM883128v2, whole genome shotgun sequence, a genomic segment contains:
- the LOC116250946 gene encoding uncharacterized protein LOC116250946 has product MEDIHMHQFPAFGDWDMNGNMPITQYFESARQAGLQRKLPADEPVWDLYAPVPTIYRFKGSGRVKRVQNVTETWKQGRVCHVATSPIPAPVRAPKAVDEDLYKIPSELLRKNRRRRLKLLSFISSMFRRRRICY; this is encoded by the exons ATGGAG GACATTCACATGCATCAGTTTCCGGCGTTCGGCGATTGGGACATGAACGGCAACATGCCCATCACTCAGTACTTCGAGTCGGCCAGACAGGCCGGCCTTCAACGGAAGCTCCCCGCCGATGAGCCTGTTTGGGACCTCTATGCCCCTGTCCCCACCATCTACCGTTTCAAG GGGAGCGGAAGGGTGAAGCGGGTGCAGAACGTTACGGAGACGTGGAAGCAGGGGCGAGTCTGCCACGTTGCGACGAGCCCGATTCCGGCGCCGGTGAGGGCTCCGAAAGCCGTCGACGAAGATCTTTACAAGATTCCCTCTGAGCTTCTCCGCAAAAACCGTCGTCGGCGG CTCAAGCTCCTGAGCTTCATCTCCTCCATGTTTCGACGCCGCCGCATATGCTATTGA
- the LOC116251640 gene encoding phenylalanine--tRNA ligase, chloroplastic/mitochondrial, translated as MSLAHSILCKPIFFAKPSSLFLFNKRSHAFPFSSSSLSASKGHRNKATATVVSLLEVGGVKIEKSDVVREDDPGNNVPDTIFSKIGLQLHRRDTHPIGILKNAIFDYFDSNYPSRFVKFDDLCPIVSVKQNFDDVLVPPDHVSRSYNDTYYIDPHTVLRCHTSAHQAELLRNGYTHFLVTGDVYRRDSIDSTHYPVFHQMEGVRVFSPGDWAESGLDGTSYAAMDLKRCLEGLARHLFGAVEMRWVDTYFPFTNPSFELEIFFQEKWMEVLGCGVTEQEILRRSGQTDKVAWAFGLGLERLAMVLFDIPDIRLFWSTDKRFTSQFSEGKLGVKFKAFSKFPPCYKDISFWISDSFTENNLCEVVRGIAGDLVEEVQLIDNFTNKKGMTSHCYRIAYRSMERSLTDEEINQLQFNVREQVQTKLKVVLR; from the exons ATGTCGCTCGCTCATTCCATTCTCTGTAAACCCATCTTCTTCGCCAAGCcatcctccctcttcctcttcaacaAGCGCAGTCATGccttccccttctcctcctcatCCCTCTCTGCGAGCAAAGGTCACCGCAACAAAGCTACGGCGACGGTGGTCTCCCTCCTGGAGGTTGGTGGTGTCAAAATTGAGAAAAGTG ATGTGGTGAGAGAGGACGATCCGGGAAACAACGTCCCCGACACCATATTCTCGAAGATCGGGTTGCAGCTGCACCGGAGGGACACGCACCCGATTGGGATACTGAAGAATGCGATTTTCGATTACTTCGACTCTAATTACCCGTCTCGTTTTGTTAAGTTTGATGATCTCTGCCCCATTGTTTCAGTCAAGCAG AATTTTGATGATGTACTGGTTCCTCCTGATCATGTCAGCAGGAGCTACAATGATACATACTATATAGATCCTCATACTGTCTTGAGGTGCCATACAAGTGCTCACCAAGCTGAGTTGCTTAGAAATGGGTACACTCACTTTCTTGTTACTGGAGATGTTTATCGCAGGGATTCAATTGACTCTACTCATTACCCTGTTTTCCACCAG ATGGAAGGAGTCCGTGTTTTCTCTCCAGGTGATTGGGCAGAATCTGGCTTGGATGGGACTAGCTATGCAGCAATGGACTTAAAGAGGTGTCTTGAAGGTTTAGCACGCCATTTGTTTG gTGCTGTTGAAATGCGTTGGGTCGACACCTATTTTCCCTTCACGAATCCATCATTTGAGTTGGAGATATTTTTTCAG GAAAAGTGGATGGAGGTTTTGGGTTGTGGGGTAACTGAGCAAGAAATATTGAGAAGAAGTGGTCAAACAGATAAAGTTGCGTGGGCTTTTGGGCTTGGACTTGAAAGACTTGCAATGGTTTTGTTTGATATACCAGATATTCGACTTTTCTGGTCAACAGATAAGCGTTTTACCTCTCAG TTCTCTGAAGGGAAACTTGGGGTCAAGTTCAAGGCTTTCTCTAAG TTCCCTCCATGTTATAAAGACATCAGCTTTTGGATCAGCGATTCATTCACAGAAAACAATCTTTGTGAAGTTGTCAGAGGTATTGCTGGTGATCTTGTTGAGGAG gtgcAGCTGATTGATAACTTTACAAACAAGAAAGGAATGACAAGTCACTGCTACAGAATTGCATACCGTTCGATGGAGCGTTCCCTCACCGATGAAGAAATAAATCAATTGCAG TTCAATGTTAGAGAACAAGTTCAGACGAAGTTGAAGGTGGTTCTAAGATGA
- the LOC116249760 gene encoding uncharacterized protein LOC116249760, which yields MASVEVAAGAVETTTTPETVSLETTVVEEKEATPEVVAEEPAAAADQATEAVVVAEEEKKETVEEVKVEETAQPPAEAEAEAEPEPEVVTKEEEATPAALEEEEKKEEEAVEEKAEAAPVVAEEAATETEVVEAKAEAAAPPAAAAAAAEEVEAPAVTTTTSEETVEAVATETTVTE from the exons ATGGCCAGCGTTGAG GTTGCAGCGGGCGCCGTCGAGACCACCACAACCCCCGAAACAGTCAGCTTGGAGACCACAGTTgtggaggagaaagaagcaaCGCCTGAAGTAGTGGCGGAGGAGCCAGCTGCTGCTGCCGATCAGGCAACTGAAGCTGTAGTGGTGgcagaggaggagaagaaggagacggTTGAGGAAGTGAAGGTGGAGGAGACTGCACAACCACCggcagaagcagaagcagaagcagaaccAGAACCAGAGGTGGTGACCAAGGAGGAGGAAGCGACACCAGCAGCActggaggaagaggagaagaaggaggaggaggctgTGGAAGAGAAGGCGGAAGCTGCACCGGTGGTGGCAGAGGAAGCAGCAACAGAGACGGAGGTCGTTGAGGCAAAGGCGGAAGCAGCAGCCCCGCCAGCagcagctgctgctgctgctgaagAGGTTGAGGCCCCAGCAGTTACCACCACCACTAGTGAGGAAACTGTTGAAGCAGTAGCGACAGAGACTACTGTGACGGAATAG
- the LOC116251420 gene encoding putative lipid-transfer protein DIR1 produces MEMKLRLAMVSVTMAILVLSSCMASARSQSLCNMTEDGLLACKPSVTANGCQPPAAPSAACCAAIAAADLPCLCSYRNSMILPALGIDPDLAMQLPGKCGIPVPNPC; encoded by the coding sequence ATGGAGATGAAGCTGAGGTTGGCGATGGTTTCAGTGACCATGGCAATTCTGGTCCTCAGTTCATGCATGGCTTCAGCTCGTAGCCAAAGCCTGTGCAACATGACCGAGGATGGGTTGCTGGCCTGCAAGCCGTCTGTGACCGCCAATGGATGTCAGCCGCCGGCGGCTCCGTCGGCGGCGTGCTGCGCAGCCATAGCTGCAGCTGACTTGCCTTGCCTTTGCTCTTACAGGAACTCCATGATCTTGCCTGCTCTCGGAATTGACCCTGATCTTGCTATGCAACTCCCAGGGAAGTGTGGAATCCCGGTGCCAAATCCTTGCTAA
- the LOC116249864 gene encoding glycerophosphodiester phosphodiesterase GDPDL7-like yields MGKMERYLILALFMFQLAVAQQSSQQWKTLSGDTPAVIARGGYSGLFPDSSDLSYDFASAISLPGAILFCDLQLTKDNVGICQGDLRLDNSTNIATVYPKGDNTYTVNGNKLHGWFTNDFTTKQLFSKVTLTQSIFTRPSVFDNSVPMLTLQDVGGRRVRLWVNVQYDSFFKQQNLSAATYIQSATMSMVIDFISSPEVAFLQNIKGLVPAGKTKLIFRFMEADDVEPTTNKTYGSILADLSSVKAFASGILVPKSYIWPVKDGYLQPATSLVNDAHKVGLAVYAYGFANDAPASYNYSYDPIREYVQFVSNGDFSVDGVLTDFPSTASEAIGCIGVNNTATESEKPLVITHNGASGVFAGCTDLAYEQAVKDGADVIDCAVQMTKDGIPVCLRNIDLMVGTTAMNAFASRARSIPQIQESRGIFSIDLTWAEIQTLSAVLSSQIETETGLRRNPAYKNQGKFMTLADFLAFAKEKSVSGVLLDIQNAVFLANNGFDISDAVISALSNASYDKQTAQKVFIQSDDSSVLKKFKQQTSYKGVYNIEKVISDASTPALDDIKQFAEAVNVARPSLVISSAFFVTGFTDVVEKMHAKNISVYVSVLRNEYVSLAFDFLSDPSVELATFARELKVDGLVTEFPATASNYLRSGCFKPDKNTQYTILSIQPNNLLSSVSASDGLPPAEAPAPVLSVSDVSEPPLPPVSIVSHESPAAAPEKSSLPSGHPAFGVNIVLSLIMMALSIVSLNI; encoded by the exons ATGGGGAAAATGGAGCGATACTTGATCCTGGCGCTGTTTATGTTCCAACTTGCAGTGGCTCAGCAATCTTCGCAGCAGTGGAAGACATTGAGCG GTGATACGCCAGCAGTAATAGCGCGAGGTGGATACTCGGGGCTGTTCCCAGACTCTAGTGATCTTTCATATGACTTTGCATCAGCAATCAGCTTGCCCGGTGCTATTCTTTTCTGTGACCTGCAACTCACAAAGGACAACGTCGGCATATGCCAAGGTGATTTGAGACTGGACAACTCTACAAACATTGCCACGGTTTATCCAAAGGGTGATAACACCTACACTGTCAATGGAAACAAGCTTCACGGCTGGTTCACGAATGACTTCACAACAAAGCAGCTGTTCAGCAAGGTCACCT TGACCCAGAGCATTTTCACGCGTCCCAGCGTCTTCGACAATTCGGTACCGATGCTTACTCTTCAGGATGTTGGAGGGCGCAGAGTACGTCTCTGGGTTAATGTCCAG TATGACTCATTCTTTAAGCAGCAGAATCTAAGTGCAGCAACATATATTCAGAGTGCAACTATGAGCATGGTTATTGATTTTATCTCCTCCCCAGAGGTTGCTTTTCTCCAAAATATCAAAGGATTAGTACCAGCAGGAAAAACAAAGCTGATTTTTCGGTTTATGGAGGCAGATGATGTGGAACCTACAACCAATAAAACATATGGTTCAATCTTGGCTGACCTTTCGTCTGTCAAAGCATTCGCGTCTGGAATTCTTGTTCCTAAGAGCTACATATGGCCTGTTAAGGATGGGTATCTGCAGCCTGCCACTTCTCTTGTAAATGATGCTCACAAAGTGGGGCTGGCAGTTTATGCATACGGGTTTGCAAATGATGCTCCTGCTAGCTATAACTACAGTTATGATCCCATAAGAGAGTACGTGCAATTTGTAAGCAATGGAGATTTCTCTGTAGATGGTGTGCTTACTGACTTTCCTTCAACAGCATCCGAGGCAATTG GTTGCATTGGCGTTAACAACACAGCAACTGAAAGTG AAAAACCTCTGGTTATAACACATAATGGTGCAAGTGGAGTCTTTGCTGGCTGCACAGATCTTGCCTATGAGCAAGCTGTGAAAGATGGTGCTGATGTGATTGATTGTGCCGTGcaaatgacaaaagatggtATACCGGTTTGCCTGAGGAACATAGATCTCATGGTTGGCACAACAGCAATGAATGCATTCGCGTCACGCGCTCGATCAATCCCACAGATCCAAGAAAGTAGAGGCATTTTCTCAATTGATCTCACCTGGGCTGAGATTCAGACCCTGTCAG CTGTGTTAAGCAGCCAGATTGAAACAGAAACAGGTTTAAGGAGAAACCCAGCGTACAAGAACCAAGGAAAGTTTATGACATTGGCTGATTTCCTCGCTTTTGCAAAGGAAAAGTCAGTTTCTGGTGTCCTCCTTGACATTCAG AATGCAGTTTTCCTGGCCAATAATGGATTTGACATATCAGATGCAGTTATCAGTGCCTTGAGCAATGCCAGTTATGACAAGCAAACTGCACAAAAAGTCTTCATACAATCAGATGATAGCTCTGTACTTAAAAAGTTTAAGCAGCAAACAAGTTACAAAGGAGTATACAACATTGAAAAAGTAATCAGTGATGCAAGCACACCTGCTTTAGATGATATTAAGCAGTTTGCAGAGGCAGTTAACGTTGCCAGACCCTCACTGGTGATAAGCTCAGCCTTCTTCGTTACAGGCTTTACTGATGTAGTAGAAAaaatgcatgcaaagaacatcTCTGTTTATGTCTCCGTACTTCGAAATGAGTACGTGAGTTTGGCCTTTGATTTTCTCTCTGATCCATCGGTTGAGCTTGCAACTTTTGCTCGAGAACTGAAAGTTGATGGCCTCGTAACTGAATTTCCTGCAACTGCGAGCAATTACTTGA GGAGTGGATGTTTCAAGCCTGACAAGAACACACAATACACCATCTTATCCATCCAGCCAAATAATCTTCTTTCAAGTGTTTCAGCTTCCGATGGCTTGCCACCAGCAGAAGCACCAGCTCCAGTCCTCAGCGTATCTGATGTCAGTGAACCACCCCTGCCACCAGTGTCGATCGTGTCTCACGAATCACCAGCCGCTGCTCCAGAAAAATCTTCTCTCCCCAGTGGCCATCCAGCATTTGGAGTGAACATAGTGCTATCTCTAATTATGATGGCACTCAGTATTGTTTCACTGAATATATAA